In Sporosarcina sp. PTS2304, a genomic segment contains:
- a CDS encoding DJ-1/PfpI family protein, whose protein sequence is MSKKVLILGGDAVEALEIFYPYYRCLEEGFETTIASPSVKKLYTVTHDFIDGMETYVEKPAYGLDSQLAFKDVDPTDYDALIIPGGRAPEYIRLDEHLPAIVRHFFEENKPVAAVCHAAQVLSVLPDVMKGRELTAYIACKPDVIATGATYIEKDLHTEGNLVSGHAWPDLPGLMREFMKMLTK, encoded by the coding sequence ATGAGTAAAAAAGTTTTAATTCTTGGTGGAGATGCAGTGGAAGCATTAGAAATATTTTATCCGTACTATCGTTGCTTAGAAGAAGGGTTCGAGACGACAATCGCTTCTCCTTCCGTAAAGAAATTGTATACGGTCACGCATGACTTTATTGATGGGATGGAAACATATGTAGAGAAACCGGCCTATGGATTGGATTCTCAACTGGCGTTTAAAGATGTAGACCCGACTGATTACGATGCGTTGATTATTCCAGGAGGACGCGCTCCAGAATATATCCGTTTAGACGAGCATCTCCCTGCGATTGTTCGACATTTCTTTGAAGAAAACAAACCTGTCGCTGCAGTCTGTCATGCTGCGCAAGTATTATCTGTACTTCCGGACGTAATGAAAGGAAGGGAGCTGACAGCCTATATTGCATGTAAACCGGATGTCATAGCAACAGGTGCGACATATATTGAAAAGGATCTTCATACGGAAGGCAACCTCGTATCGGGACATGCATGGCCAGACCTTCCAGGATTA
- a CDS encoding purine/pyrimidine permease produces MKHLAGGIQWTVFLIASSIAAPIAIAHVFGMDSVETSLFMQRTIFLLGIACLIQAFFGHRLPINEGPAGLWWGIYVVYAGMVGIFYTTSTDALQALQSGMFYSGVLFILLAATGVITKMKALFTPAITFTYLLLLILQLSGTFLKGMIGVEETGDYLDPIILGGSFIVLLITFIAMGNKRPTISKYAVLISIALGWVLFLLLGKTPEVAKVSDQLIQFPNMLVYGKPVWDGGVLVTAIFITLLLVANMLASIRVMEHLLKHSFHITPPDRLRQGAFASGIIHLLAGLFSAIGSVPISGSAGFVGTTRMPSIKPFIIGSSLLVVLTLFPSVMAIFAALPAPVAYAVTFAIFTKMVSMAFNELDEDPEKDRARQAVAFGLMVGVGTMFVPAESLSQLPAIVASTLSNGLITGTILAILIEQYMMYRTKKRLAR; encoded by the coding sequence ATGAAACATCTTGCAGGCGGTATCCAATGGACTGTCTTTCTTATCGCATCATCTATCGCAGCACCGATAGCAATCGCCCACGTTTTCGGGATGGATTCTGTTGAAACGTCGCTATTTATGCAACGAACGATATTTTTACTCGGTATCGCATGTCTAATTCAAGCATTTTTCGGGCATCGACTGCCTATAAACGAAGGACCCGCTGGTTTATGGTGGGGGATTTATGTGGTGTACGCGGGAATGGTAGGTATTTTCTATACAACATCAACAGACGCCCTGCAAGCTCTACAAAGTGGTATGTTCTACAGTGGAGTGCTGTTCATCTTGTTGGCCGCCACGGGAGTCATCACCAAGATGAAAGCTCTTTTCACACCTGCTATTACATTTACTTACCTCTTGCTGTTAATCTTGCAGTTAAGCGGAACGTTTCTAAAAGGTATGATAGGAGTCGAAGAAACAGGCGATTATTTGGATCCTATCATTTTAGGTGGAAGTTTTATCGTCTTACTAATTACGTTCATAGCTATGGGTAATAAACGACCGACCATTTCGAAGTATGCTGTACTCATTTCAATCGCGCTTGGCTGGGTATTATTTCTCCTCCTTGGTAAAACTCCTGAAGTCGCAAAAGTGTCCGATCAACTGATTCAATTTCCGAACATGTTAGTGTATGGTAAGCCAGTATGGGATGGCGGTGTATTAGTGACTGCCATCTTTATCACATTATTGCTAGTTGCCAATATGCTTGCATCCATTCGTGTAATGGAACATTTGTTAAAGCATTCATTTCACATAACACCACCGGACAGGCTACGCCAGGGAGCATTTGCATCAGGGATTATCCATTTACTGGCGGGATTGTTTTCTGCTATTGGTTCAGTACCCATTTCAGGATCTGCGGGATTTGTAGGTACTACACGCATGCCGTCGATCAAGCCGTTTATCATAGGGAGTTCATTGCTCGTAGTTTTGACTCTTTTTCCTAGCGTAATGGCCATTTTTGCAGCTCTTCCCGCACCTGTTGCATATGCAGTAACGTTCGCCATTTTCACAAAAATGGTCTCTATGGCTTTTAACGAACTTGATGAAGATCCAGAAAAAGACCGTGCGCGTCAAGCGGTTGCATTCGGTCTAATGGTCGGAGTAGGTACGATGTTTGTACCAGCAGAAAGCTTGTCGCAACTACCAGCCATCGTAGCTTCTACTTTATCGAATGGCCTAATCACCGGAACAATTTTGGCTATTCTCATTGAACAATATATGATGTATCGAACAAAGAAACGATTAGCACGCTAA
- a CDS encoding penicillin acylase family protein: MSRRRKIILWSLSILSLLAATLAIVVNAYILKSKPVVAGEHEVLILDEEVVVTRDEKGVPHILAKTDADLYRAQGYVQAQDRLFQMDLARRQASGRLAEVVGDKAIGTDKLFRTFSLRKAAELSYEGYGDHAKEVLAWYAEGVNAFIEEVRTTKKLSYEFALLGYEPEEWSPVDSLTIGKYMAYDLGGKWQPQAFRHWAFNEYPEDQAKELLITYPENAESIIAANKQYPIEIAGRFLPELSPEEFNGSNNWVVSGEKTASGKPLVADDPHLGLSTPSIWYQMHLQSPEQNVEGVIFAGIPGIILGNNEQIAWGVTNVGPDVQDLYIEVPHPTEKGKYRYDEQWEQAEIRDETIKVKNGEDIPFEVIVTRHGPIISDIIYSEQKPKAQLSMQWTALEPTTELEAIMEINKATNWESFETALEKFHAPAQNFVFASTDGTIAYKANGRIPIRKQGDAQLAVPGDSSDYGWTGYVPYDELPRVVNPKEGFIATANNEIVDSSYPYHITKFWAQPYRYERIVEVLREGDNFTAEDMMQLQMDQKNLYAAEFLQSMISSVEKVDTNRAFEESLTALKKWDQIDSKESIAPLIFHKWMKQLQIDMFRDAMPKDVYALMPGKAQITDELLRKGYAGESSVWLDKKQGVDQWVYTAFNNALKDIANEFGDKQSKWAWGNFHQLTFPHPLASASPLLERFLNPPRQPIGGSNITVQAAAFKDDGSVNHGASWRFVADLADLTKTYHIVGPGQSGHVKSKWFHDQVDDWARGEFHETSLTQDISKGQVLTLKPVKN, translated from the coding sequence ATGAGCCGTAGAAGAAAAATTATATTATGGAGTCTTAGTATACTATCGCTTCTAGCAGCCACGTTGGCAATAGTTGTAAACGCTTACATACTCAAATCTAAACCAGTAGTGGCTGGAGAACATGAAGTACTCATTCTTGATGAAGAAGTAGTAGTGACACGAGATGAAAAAGGAGTGCCTCATATTCTGGCGAAAACAGATGCGGATTTATATCGTGCACAAGGTTATGTACAAGCACAAGATCGATTGTTTCAAATGGATTTGGCGCGTAGACAAGCGAGTGGCAGATTAGCGGAAGTTGTAGGAGACAAGGCGATCGGCACAGATAAGTTATTCCGGACGTTTAGTTTGCGTAAAGCAGCAGAGTTATCTTATGAAGGTTATGGAGATCATGCAAAAGAAGTGCTTGCCTGGTATGCCGAAGGGGTGAATGCGTTTATAGAGGAAGTAAGGACGACGAAAAAACTCTCTTATGAATTTGCATTACTTGGCTATGAACCAGAGGAATGGTCACCTGTCGATTCACTGACGATTGGTAAGTATATGGCATATGATTTAGGTGGAAAATGGCAACCACAAGCATTTCGTCATTGGGCGTTTAACGAATACCCTGAAGATCAAGCAAAAGAACTATTAATCACTTATCCTGAAAATGCAGAATCGATAATCGCAGCGAATAAGCAATATCCTATTGAAATTGCAGGAAGATTCTTGCCTGAATTATCACCTGAAGAATTTAATGGGAGTAACAACTGGGTAGTGTCTGGTGAAAAAACAGCTTCAGGAAAACCGCTTGTAGCAGATGATCCGCACCTTGGGTTAAGTACGCCTTCTATTTGGTATCAAATGCATTTACAATCACCTGAACAAAACGTTGAAGGAGTCATTTTCGCTGGAATTCCAGGTATTATTTTAGGGAATAATGAACAGATTGCATGGGGCGTAACGAATGTAGGACCGGATGTGCAAGATCTTTATATAGAAGTACCTCATCCGACGGAAAAAGGAAAGTATCGCTATGACGAACAGTGGGAACAAGCAGAAATTCGTGATGAAACGATTAAAGTAAAAAATGGGGAAGATATTCCCTTTGAAGTAATTGTCACAAGGCATGGTCCTATTATTTCAGACATTATCTATTCCGAACAAAAACCGAAAGCACAGCTCTCTATGCAATGGACGGCATTGGAGCCAACTACTGAGTTAGAAGCGATTATGGAAATCAATAAGGCTACCAATTGGGAAAGTTTTGAAACTGCGCTTGAGAAATTCCATGCACCTGCACAAAATTTTGTTTTTGCTTCTACAGATGGAACAATCGCCTACAAAGCAAATGGACGTATTCCCATTCGTAAGCAAGGAGATGCACAATTGGCTGTACCAGGCGATTCCTCAGACTATGGGTGGACAGGATATGTTCCATATGACGAACTTCCGAGAGTAGTCAATCCAAAAGAAGGATTTATAGCAACAGCGAATAATGAAATAGTAGATAGCTCATATCCTTATCATATTACAAAGTTTTGGGCTCAACCTTATCGGTATGAACGGATAGTTGAAGTATTAAGAGAAGGAGATAACTTTACAGCGGAAGATATGATGCAGTTACAAATGGATCAAAAGAATTTATATGCTGCCGAGTTTTTACAATCAATGATCAGTTCTGTAGAAAAAGTAGATACCAATCGTGCGTTTGAAGAAAGCTTGACTGCATTGAAAAAGTGGGATCAAATAGATTCTAAAGAAAGTATTGCACCACTTATTTTCCACAAATGGATGAAGCAATTGCAAATAGATATGTTTCGTGACGCTATGCCAAAGGACGTTTATGCACTTATGCCTGGCAAAGCTCAAATAACAGATGAACTATTACGTAAAGGCTATGCAGGTGAATCCAGTGTTTGGTTAGATAAAAAACAAGGTGTGGATCAATGGGTATATACTGCTTTCAACAATGCACTAAAAGATATTGCAAATGAGTTTGGTGATAAGCAAAGTAAATGGGCATGGGGAAATTTTCATCAACTCACTTTTCCGCATCCATTGGCAAGTGCATCTCCTTTACTTGAAAGATTTCTAAATCCTCCTAGACAACCGATTGGCGGGTCCAATATTACCGTTCAAGCGGCTGCATTTAAAGATGATGGCTCCGTAAATCACGGGGCATCGTGGAGATTCGTAGCCGATTTGGCGGATTTAACGAAAACGTACCATATCGTCGGTCCAGGTCAAAGTGGTCACGTGAAGTCAAAGTGGTTCCACGATCAAGTGGATGATTGGGCGCGTGGTGAATTCCATGAAACTAGCCTAACGCAAGATATTTCAAAAGGACAAGTGTTAACTTTGAAACCAGTAAAAAATTAA
- a CDS encoding VLRF1 family aeRF1-type release factor, translated as MNGYEDVDQLKSFRCDDRCVLSVYLNTNPADPEQQQAAWRIHLKSGLKRLDEYIVASGDEKELKAYRLVKDQVMKEVENKQNDLAKGVIIFAAAAPQLWSVHYVQVAVKTSFHWENHAVTEALEYMIKAYPEAGIILPSYSNVRILDTAMGRVHDEVVYEFDSGLDVWKEQKGVISSIQRGVGGHTDGFDKRLKENVDRFYKDMGTIVNKMKTKRGWKEIHVAGEAELANSFASILREKPESCIHKNFGKLTNNHIIQKVFESR; from the coding sequence ATGAACGGTTACGAAGATGTAGATCAGCTAAAGTCTTTTCGTTGTGATGATCGATGTGTATTATCGGTATATTTGAACACGAATCCAGCAGACCCCGAACAACAGCAAGCGGCATGGCGCATTCATCTAAAGTCCGGTTTGAAACGATTGGATGAATATATAGTTGCTTCAGGTGATGAAAAAGAATTGAAAGCGTATCGCTTGGTAAAAGATCAAGTGATGAAAGAAGTAGAAAATAAGCAAAATGATTTAGCGAAAGGTGTCATTATATTTGCGGCTGCCGCTCCACAATTATGGTCTGTCCATTATGTTCAAGTAGCCGTTAAAACAAGTTTTCATTGGGAGAATCATGCGGTGACAGAAGCATTGGAGTATATGATAAAAGCATATCCAGAAGCAGGTATTATACTCCCTAGTTACAGCAATGTGCGTATTTTAGATACCGCAATGGGTAGAGTTCACGATGAAGTCGTCTATGAGTTCGATTCGGGTCTAGATGTATGGAAGGAACAAAAAGGGGTGATTTCTTCTATACAACGTGGCGTTGGGGGCCATACAGATGGTTTTGATAAGAGACTTAAAGAAAACGTAGATCGTTTTTACAAAGATATGGGAACCATCGTGAATAAAATGAAAACAAAACGTGGCTGGAAAGAAATCCACGTAGCGGGTGAAGCGGAACTTGCCAATAGTTTCGCATCCATATTGCGTGAAAAGCCAGAAAGCTGTATACACAAAAACTTCGGCAAATTAACTAATAATCATATCATTCAAAAAGTCTTCGAATCCCGTTGA
- a CDS encoding alpha/beta hydrolase, which translates to MSEQVLLLHGFNKSSCDMQPLARNLESYGYECQSLNLPLTRREFDFSTALVENALYDIASKKDTKIHLVGHSTGGLLLRNVLKETEAIQSIGRCVQIATPNRGSQLAHMASKIMGYTQYFRTLKSLHSTYIEKLKLPDTTPFPIGGIAGTRNNVWLGKLLPGENDGLVELASVHYPGLSDFVTLHYGHLEIHHKPEVADLTAHFLQTGRFHD; encoded by the coding sequence ATGAGCGAACAGGTTCTATTACTGCATGGGTTTAATAAATCTTCATGTGATATGCAACCATTGGCACGTAACTTAGAAAGTTATGGATACGAATGCCAATCATTAAATTTACCGTTAACTAGACGAGAATTTGATTTTTCAACAGCACTTGTAGAAAATGCACTATACGATATAGCTTCGAAAAAGGATACGAAAATTCATTTAGTTGGGCATAGTACTGGAGGATTGTTATTACGCAATGTGCTAAAGGAAACAGAAGCGATTCAATCAATTGGTCGTTGTGTACAGATTGCTACACCAAATCGAGGAAGTCAACTGGCACATATGGCTAGTAAAATAATGGGTTATACGCAATATTTTCGTACTCTGAAATCATTGCACTCCACGTATATAGAAAAGTTGAAGTTGCCTGACACGACACCATTTCCGATTGGCGGGATAGCAGGAACACGTAATAACGTTTGGCTTGGAAAATTGTTGCCAGGAGAAAATGATGGTCTTGTGGAGTTAGCTTCCGTCCATTATCCAGGACTTTCAGATTTTGTCACACTGCATTATGGACATTTAGAAATACACCATAAACCAGAAGTAGCCGATTTAACAGCACACTTCTTGCAAACAGGTCGTTTTCACGACTAA
- the nagZ gene encoding beta-N-acetylhexosaminidase: MRNVPKLLLVLLVCMLISLLTGCLTAQEKQSTLPEEPPKQTTPAEPISESDKQQAEVLAKMRELSIEEKIGQLVLMGIEGLQLDTKAKDLIEKQHIGGIILFKRNFDNVTQSLQLINAVKQSNEAGQVPLLISLDEEGGRVTRLPEELVKTPTNRYIGNVANGKFAYDIGELLGKKLHAFGLNMDFAPVLDVDSNPNNPVIGDRSYGADPEIVSQAGLNQAEGMISQQIIPVVKHFPGHGDTSVDSHIDVPVITHDKKRLQEIELLPFKRAIKNGIDAIMVGHLLVQAYDPLVPASMSKPVIEGLLRDELQFKGVVITDDLIMGAVQKNYTIGEAAVRTIQAGGDILLVGHGYDPVQQVVTALREAVNSGELTEQRINESVERVLKLKMEYQLDDLQHDSIDVEDLNRQTKELLAQLQANKK, translated from the coding sequence TTGAGAAATGTACCTAAATTACTTCTTGTGCTTTTAGTTTGTATGCTTATTTCGTTGCTAACTGGATGTTTGACTGCACAAGAAAAGCAAAGCACATTACCAGAGGAACCTCCAAAACAAACAACGCCAGCTGAGCCTATTTCTGAAAGTGACAAACAACAGGCAGAAGTTCTAGCAAAGATGCGAGAGTTGTCGATAGAAGAAAAGATTGGACAATTAGTGTTGATGGGGATTGAAGGGCTGCAGCTTGATACTAAAGCAAAAGATCTTATTGAAAAACAACATATAGGCGGCATTATTTTATTTAAACGAAACTTCGATAATGTTACGCAATCTTTACAGTTAATCAACGCAGTAAAGCAATCGAACGAAGCAGGACAAGTCCCTTTATTAATCAGTCTCGATGAAGAGGGGGGACGCGTAACACGTTTGCCTGAAGAATTGGTCAAAACACCTACCAATCGTTATATCGGGAATGTTGCGAATGGGAAGTTTGCATATGATATCGGAGAACTTCTTGGAAAGAAATTGCATGCGTTCGGTCTTAATATGGACTTTGCGCCTGTATTGGATGTAGATAGCAATCCTAACAATCCAGTCATAGGAGATCGTTCGTATGGTGCGGATCCCGAAATAGTAAGTCAAGCTGGACTTAACCAAGCGGAGGGAATGATTTCACAACAAATCATCCCTGTCGTGAAACATTTTCCAGGTCATGGGGATACGAGTGTAGACTCTCATATAGATGTGCCTGTTATAACGCATGATAAGAAAAGATTGCAAGAGATAGAGCTGCTACCTTTTAAGCGTGCGATTAAAAATGGAATCGATGCGATCATGGTCGGACATTTACTTGTACAAGCGTACGACCCACTTGTGCCTGCTTCAATGTCTAAGCCAGTCATTGAAGGGTTACTTCGTGACGAGCTTCAATTTAAAGGTGTAGTTATAACGGATGATTTGATCATGGGAGCTGTACAGAAAAACTATACAATTGGCGAAGCCGCTGTTCGAACGATTCAAGCAGGCGGAGATATTTTACTCGTGGGACATGGCTATGATCCGGTTCAACAAGTAGTAACCGCACTACGTGAAGCGGTCAATTCAGGCGAGTTGACAGAACAACGGATAAACGAAAGTGTCGAGCGTGTGTTAAAACTAAAGATGGAATATCAGCTAGATGATTTACAGCATGATTCAATAGATGTCGAAGATCTTAATCGACAAACAAAAGAGTTGCTGGCTCAATTGCAAGCTAACAAAAAATAA
- a CDS encoding bile acid:sodium symporter family protein yields the protein MLAKVNTWLQRRIAILTPLSLVLGVMFHQVGEQLLFIVSWLFAFMTFVGSLGMNAKETKMVVKYPSFILASIAFLHILMPIWAYFLSTLFFDDHLLTVGFVLAVAIPTGVTSIIWVSITRGNLPLCLSIILLDTLLAPIILPAIIHVVAGERIAVDTTSLIVNLLWMIVLPTILGIVLNELTKGKVQTTWVPKLAPFSKLSLFAIVGINGSAAAPYVKVISWELVGVIALILFIAVSGYAGALTMGHLLWKDPDIATTFMYVAGMRNIATGVVVATTFFPAKVVLPVVFGMLFQQILASFYSKVAARYRAYQVRAA from the coding sequence ATGCTGGCAAAAGTTAATACATGGTTACAGCGGCGAATCGCAATTCTAACACCGCTCAGCTTAGTTTTAGGCGTAATGTTTCACCAAGTAGGTGAACAGCTATTATTCATTGTTTCCTGGCTGTTTGCTTTTATGACATTCGTGGGCAGTTTAGGAATGAATGCTAAAGAAACAAAAATGGTTGTGAAATATCCGAGTTTCATCCTCGCAAGTATCGCTTTTTTGCACATACTTATGCCTATATGGGCTTACTTTCTTTCCACCTTATTCTTTGACGATCATTTACTTACAGTTGGCTTTGTATTAGCCGTCGCTATACCAACAGGTGTCACGAGTATTATTTGGGTATCGATCACACGGGGTAACTTACCTTTATGTCTATCCATCATTTTACTTGATACGTTATTAGCTCCGATTATACTGCCGGCGATCATTCATGTAGTGGCAGGTGAACGGATTGCAGTGGATACGACTTCGCTCATAGTGAACTTATTATGGATGATTGTTTTACCTACAATACTAGGTATCGTTTTAAATGAACTGACGAAAGGGAAAGTCCAAACGACGTGGGTGCCTAAATTAGCTCCGTTTTCTAAGTTGAGTTTATTTGCGATTGTTGGGATTAATGGAAGTGCTGCTGCCCCTTATGTAAAGGTGATCTCATGGGAATTAGTAGGTGTCATTGCATTGATCTTGTTTATTGCTGTCAGTGGATATGCAGGAGCTTTGACTATGGGGCATTTATTATGGAAAGACCCTGACATTGCGACAACGTTTATGTATGTAGCGGGAATGCGTAATATTGCAACCGGTGTGGTAGTGGCGACGACGTTTTTTCCGGCGAAAGTGGTTTTGCCGGTCGTTTTTGGTATGTTGTTCCAGCAAATATTGGCTTCGTTCTATAGTAAGGTAGCGGCGCGGTATAGAGCGTACCAAGTGCGTGCTGCATAA
- a CDS encoding C40 family peptidase — protein MKQKLLSATLITCIIGSSFAMPSMHHSDIVYAATPTTLSAQQKADETANQLIGTAKSLMGKSTYSTAVYKPTYPYKFSCATFIMYIFEKNGVDLATYNEDYMMQQGTAVSKGQWKKGDLLFFRSKKTGTDPDHVAMYIGDNKVIHMADSKQNIVISDLRDKAYYTENYFGARRVIPSLLPSSPATIGDQIVSSAYDLQNKATIGTVNNESAKRFTTTGFINYIYKNNGVMLNSSTIKELQSKGATVSRSALQKGDLIFFSSAIGSKTPSLVAIYAGEHRLIIPSTGEVITRVLLADYYADRYITAKRVLTRNVSNRSSL, from the coding sequence ATGAAACAAAAACTCTTATCTGCAACACTCATCACCTGTATTATTGGCAGTTCATTTGCTATGCCTAGTATGCACCATTCGGATATCGTCTATGCTGCTACACCGACCACACTATCTGCACAACAAAAAGCAGACGAAACAGCAAATCAGTTAATCGGCACAGCTAAAAGTTTAATGGGGAAATCTACATACAGCACTGCGGTATACAAACCGACATACCCTTACAAATTCTCGTGCGCTACATTTATCATGTATATTTTTGAGAAAAATGGGGTTGATCTTGCGACATACAATGAGGACTATATGATGCAACAAGGAACCGCTGTCTCTAAAGGACAATGGAAAAAAGGAGATCTTTTATTTTTCAGAAGTAAAAAGACAGGAACCGATCCTGATCATGTCGCGATGTATATAGGGGACAATAAAGTTATTCATATGGCGGACTCTAAACAAAATATCGTTATTTCAGACTTACGTGATAAAGCATACTACACAGAGAACTATTTTGGAGCGCGTCGAGTCATTCCGAGCTTATTACCTTCTTCTCCCGCTACTATAGGAGATCAAATAGTCAGTAGCGCATATGACCTTCAGAACAAAGCTACTATAGGGACAGTGAACAATGAAAGTGCAAAAAGGTTCACTACTACTGGCTTTATCAACTATATTTATAAAAATAATGGCGTCATGTTAAACTCTTCTACTATAAAAGAGTTGCAAAGCAAAGGAGCTACCGTTTCTCGTTCTGCCTTGCAAAAAGGAGATCTCATTTTCTTTAGTAGTGCGATAGGGTCTAAAACTCCAAGCTTAGTTGCTATATACGCTGGGGAGCATAGGCTGATTATACCGAGCACCGGTGAAGTGATTACACGCGTTCTTCTTGCTGACTATTATGCAGATCGTTATATTACAGCCAAGCGTGTTTTAACGCGTAATGTCAGTAATAGATCTTCTCTGTAA
- the murF gene encoding UDP-N-acetylmuramoyl-tripeptide--D-alanyl-D-alanine ligase, whose translation MKPIKVKDIRKLLDGIIITGSEDWIVEDAIYYNRHDHTKRHSLLFISRDDVIDWEAIDRKGPSLLITDKPFSEVRNVPKTITILQVKSLVQSYWKFITYYRGQFDIPVVTITGTCGKTTTKDMIKHILEATWNVQASISSQNEPRRSLPYLMGIDENTEVAVFEHGLGNTGNITHQCLIYQPTIGIITTIGVHHLDGCGNLEGYIRAKEEIVGGIQKGGTLILNADDTHTKKLRLQSFTGKIIYFGTSKHAQFKADNILFGKGGMNFTLRVDQNRYPVFVPGYGEHQVSNALAALAAIHELGVPLEIAISRLKSYRPMGRHLEFTDGINGSTIIDDTWTNNPTSVEAALNVVDTLGKEKQVIVILGDINRLGSFEKKYHQEIGSMIAKRNIHTLITIGKKAEEIAKQARKEGSLADIRIFKDVHEVGHSLNHLLNKQSLVLIKGPMSSRGMIDFANRLKK comes from the coding sequence TTGAAGCCTATAAAAGTAAAAGATATAAGAAAATTATTAGATGGCATCATAATTACGGGCTCTGAAGATTGGATAGTAGAAGATGCCATTTATTATAACCGCCACGATCATACAAAGCGCCATTCTTTGCTATTTATTAGCAGAGATGACGTAATAGATTGGGAAGCAATCGATAGAAAAGGGCCTTCTTTACTTATTACAGATAAGCCTTTTAGTGAAGTAAGAAACGTACCGAAAACGATCACGATCTTACAAGTGAAAAGTTTGGTTCAGTCTTATTGGAAGTTCATCACTTACTACCGCGGTCAATTTGATATACCAGTTGTGACGATTACAGGCACATGCGGAAAAACAACAACAAAAGATATGATCAAACATATACTTGAAGCGACTTGGAATGTTCAGGCGTCCATTAGTAGTCAGAATGAACCGAGACGTTCCCTGCCTTATTTAATGGGGATTGATGAGAATACGGAAGTGGCGGTTTTTGAACATGGACTCGGCAATACAGGGAATATTACACATCAATGTTTAATCTATCAACCGACCATCGGAATCATTACGACTATAGGAGTTCATCATCTAGACGGATGTGGAAATCTTGAAGGGTATATTCGGGCGAAAGAAGAGATTGTAGGAGGCATTCAAAAAGGAGGCACACTCATTTTAAATGCAGACGATACTCATACAAAAAAACTTCGACTCCAATCATTTACGGGGAAAATCATCTATTTCGGAACAAGCAAACACGCACAATTTAAAGCTGATAATATACTATTCGGAAAAGGCGGCATGAATTTCACTCTCCGAGTAGACCAGAATCGTTATCCTGTTTTTGTCCCAGGGTATGGGGAGCATCAGGTAAGCAATGCATTAGCGGCATTGGCTGCGATCCATGAGCTGGGAGTGCCGCTAGAAATAGCCATCTCACGATTAAAATCCTACCGTCCGATGGGCAGACACCTAGAGTTTACGGATGGAATTAATGGAAGTACGATTATCGATGATACATGGACGAACAACCCGACGTCTGTAGAAGCGGCTTTGAATGTTGTAGATACGCTCGGTAAAGAAAAACAGGTAATCGTGATTCTTGGGGATATTAATAGATTAGGGAGTTTCGAGAAAAAGTACCATCAGGAAATTGGGAGTATGATCGCCAAAAGAAATATCCATACGCTAATAACTATCGGTAAAAAAGCAGAAGAAATAGCCAAACAAGCAAGAAAGGAAGGGAGTCTTGCGGACATTAGAATATTTAAAGACGTACATGAGGTTGGTCACTCATTGAATCATCTTTTAAATAAACAGTCTCTTGTGCTTATTAAAGGACCGATGTCGAGTCGTGGAATGATCGACTTCGCAAATCGATTGAAGAAGTGA